A window of the Vigna angularis cultivar LongXiaoDou No.4 chromosome 3, ASM1680809v1, whole genome shotgun sequence genome harbors these coding sequences:
- the LOC108326129 gene encoding protein TIFY 4B isoform X6, whose translation MNVGGTATFRSILDKPLNQLTEDDISQLTREDCRRFLKEKGMRRPSWNKSQAIQQVISLKALLEPSDDDSPPPPPPMHHHPHAPQPQPPPKAPPPEEPAFLAADDIQKSASSGEKPTETNDTNTNANVASPRGCATSGSIGQMTIFYCGKVNVYDGVPPDKARAIMQLAASPVQFTQDDPLHGHASAWSSPCHLPMDKDVLIPVDTAILQVAQADKMVEYPLQYREKGSLTRDADIDGQASRKVSLQRYREKRKDRGRFKGKKLTGITSSNFEMYLNLPVKVHASNGNSSRSSTSSPPQPRVPLASSGSADNQLKVALPIDLNDKDVQEC comes from the exons ATGAACGTCGGCGGAACCGCCACCTTCCGATCCATCCTCGACAAGCCCCTCAACCAACTCACGGAGGATGACATTTCTCAGCTCACTCGCGAAGACTGTCGCAGATTCCTCAAAGAAAAAG GGATGCGCAGGCCTTCATGGAACAAATCGCAGGCGATCCAACAGGTCATTTCCCTCAAAGCGCTTCTCGAACCTTCCGACGATGATtcccctcctcctcctcccccCATGCACCACCATCCTCATGCTCCTCAACCTCAA CCTCCGCCCAAGGCCCCTCCTCCTGAGGAACCCGCCTTTCTCGCCGCCGACGACATTCAGAAATCTGCCTCTTCTGGGGAAAAACCTACGGAGACTAATGACACCAACACCAACGCTAACGTTGCTAGCCCCAG GGGCTGTGCTACTAGTGGATCAATTGGCCAAATGACAATTTTCTATTGTGGTAAGGTGAACGTCTATGATGGAGTCCCACCTGATAAG GCACGGGCAATCATGCAGCTTGCTGCAAGTCCTGTCCAGTTTACTCAGGATGATCCTTTACATGGACATGCATCAGCTTGGTCTTCTCCTTGCCACTTACCGATGGATAAGGATGTCCTCATCCCTGTTGATACAGCTATCCTTCAGGTTGCTCAAGCAG ATAAGATGGTGGAATATCCTCTGCAATACAGAGAGAAAGGGAGCCTAACTCGTGATGCTG ATATAGATGGTCAAGCAAGCAGAAAAGTGTCATTGCAGCGATATCGTGAAAAGCGTAAGGACAG GGGAAGATTTAAAGGCAAGAAATTGACTGGAATAACTTCATCTAACTTCGAGATGTATTTGAACCTTCCAGTGAAGGTCCATGCCTCAAATGGGAATTCAAGCCGCAGTAGCACTAGCTCTCCACCACAGCCTAGAGTGCCTCTAGCTTCCAGTGGTTCAGCTGACAACCAGCTCAAAGTTGCCCTTCCCATTGATCTCAATGACAAAG ATGTTCAAGAATGCTAA
- the LOC108326129 gene encoding protein TIFY 4B isoform X1, with amino-acid sequence MNVGGTATFRSILDKPLNQLTEDDISQLTREDCRRFLKEKGMRRPSWNKSQAIQQVISLKALLEPSDDDSPPPPPPMHHHPHAPQPQANLTQPPPKAPPPEEPAFLAADDIQKSASSGEKPTETNDTNTNANVASPRGCATSGSIGQMTIFYCGKVNVYDGVPPDKARAIMQLAASPVQFTQDDPLHGHASAWSSPCHLPMDKDVLIPVDTAILQVAQAGNKMVEYPLQYREKGSLTRDADIDGQASRKVSLQRYREKRKDRGRFKGKKLTGITSSNFEMYLNLPVKVHASNGNSSRSSTSSPPQPRVPLASSGSADNQLKVALPIDLNDKDVQEC; translated from the exons ATGAACGTCGGCGGAACCGCCACCTTCCGATCCATCCTCGACAAGCCCCTCAACCAACTCACGGAGGATGACATTTCTCAGCTCACTCGCGAAGACTGTCGCAGATTCCTCAAAGAAAAAG GGATGCGCAGGCCTTCATGGAACAAATCGCAGGCGATCCAACAGGTCATTTCCCTCAAAGCGCTTCTCGAACCTTCCGACGATGATtcccctcctcctcctcccccCATGCACCACCATCCTCATGCTCCTCAACCTCAA GCCAATTTGACTCAGCCTCCGCCCAAGGCCCCTCCTCCTGAGGAACCCGCCTTTCTCGCCGCCGACGACATTCAGAAATCTGCCTCTTCTGGGGAAAAACCTACGGAGACTAATGACACCAACACCAACGCTAACGTTGCTAGCCCCAG GGGCTGTGCTACTAGTGGATCAATTGGCCAAATGACAATTTTCTATTGTGGTAAGGTGAACGTCTATGATGGAGTCCCACCTGATAAG GCACGGGCAATCATGCAGCTTGCTGCAAGTCCTGTCCAGTTTACTCAGGATGATCCTTTACATGGACATGCATCAGCTTGGTCTTCTCCTTGCCACTTACCGATGGATAAGGATGTCCTCATCCCTGTTGATACAGCTATCCTTCAGGTTGCTCAAGCAGGTA ATAAGATGGTGGAATATCCTCTGCAATACAGAGAGAAAGGGAGCCTAACTCGTGATGCTG ATATAGATGGTCAAGCAAGCAGAAAAGTGTCATTGCAGCGATATCGTGAAAAGCGTAAGGACAG GGGAAGATTTAAAGGCAAGAAATTGACTGGAATAACTTCATCTAACTTCGAGATGTATTTGAACCTTCCAGTGAAGGTCCATGCCTCAAATGGGAATTCAAGCCGCAGTAGCACTAGCTCTCCACCACAGCCTAGAGTGCCTCTAGCTTCCAGTGGTTCAGCTGACAACCAGCTCAAAGTTGCCCTTCCCATTGATCTCAATGACAAAG ATGTTCAAGAATGCTAA
- the LOC108326129 gene encoding protein TIFY 4B isoform X3 yields the protein MNVGGTATFRSILDKPLNQLTEDDISQLTREDCRRFLKEKGMRRPSWNKSQAIQQVISLKALLEPSDDDSPPPPPPMHHHPHAPQPQANLTQPPPKAPPPEEPAFLAADDIQKSASSGEKPTETNDTNTNANVASPRGCATSGSIGQMTIFYCGKVNVYDGVPPDKARAIMQLAASPVQFTQDDPLHGHASAWSSPCHLPMDKDVLIPVDTAILQVAQAGNKMVEYPLQYREKGSLTRDADGQASRKVSLQRYREKRKDRGRFKGKKLTGITSSNFEMYLNLPVKVHASNGNSSRSSTSSPPQPRVPLASSGSADNQLKVALPIDLNDKDVQEC from the exons ATGAACGTCGGCGGAACCGCCACCTTCCGATCCATCCTCGACAAGCCCCTCAACCAACTCACGGAGGATGACATTTCTCAGCTCACTCGCGAAGACTGTCGCAGATTCCTCAAAGAAAAAG GGATGCGCAGGCCTTCATGGAACAAATCGCAGGCGATCCAACAGGTCATTTCCCTCAAAGCGCTTCTCGAACCTTCCGACGATGATtcccctcctcctcctcccccCATGCACCACCATCCTCATGCTCCTCAACCTCAA GCCAATTTGACTCAGCCTCCGCCCAAGGCCCCTCCTCCTGAGGAACCCGCCTTTCTCGCCGCCGACGACATTCAGAAATCTGCCTCTTCTGGGGAAAAACCTACGGAGACTAATGACACCAACACCAACGCTAACGTTGCTAGCCCCAG GGGCTGTGCTACTAGTGGATCAATTGGCCAAATGACAATTTTCTATTGTGGTAAGGTGAACGTCTATGATGGAGTCCCACCTGATAAG GCACGGGCAATCATGCAGCTTGCTGCAAGTCCTGTCCAGTTTACTCAGGATGATCCTTTACATGGACATGCATCAGCTTGGTCTTCTCCTTGCCACTTACCGATGGATAAGGATGTCCTCATCCCTGTTGATACAGCTATCCTTCAGGTTGCTCAAGCAGGTA ATAAGATGGTGGAATATCCTCTGCAATACAGAGAGAAAGGGAGCCTAACTCGTGATGCTG ATGGTCAAGCAAGCAGAAAAGTGTCATTGCAGCGATATCGTGAAAAGCGTAAGGACAG GGGAAGATTTAAAGGCAAGAAATTGACTGGAATAACTTCATCTAACTTCGAGATGTATTTGAACCTTCCAGTGAAGGTCCATGCCTCAAATGGGAATTCAAGCCGCAGTAGCACTAGCTCTCCACCACAGCCTAGAGTGCCTCTAGCTTCCAGTGGTTCAGCTGACAACCAGCTCAAAGTTGCCCTTCCCATTGATCTCAATGACAAAG ATGTTCAAGAATGCTAA
- the LOC108326129 gene encoding protein TIFY 4B isoform X2 has product MNVGGTATFRSILDKPLNQLTEDDISQLTREDCRRFLKEKGMRRPSWNKSQAIQQVISLKALLEPSDDDSPPPPPPMHHHPHAPQPQANLTQPPPKAPPPEEPAFLAADDIQKSASSGEKPTETNDTNTNANVASPRGCATSGSIGQMTIFYCGKVNVYDGVPPDKARAIMQLAASPVQFTQDDPLHGHASAWSSPCHLPMDKDVLIPVDTAILQVAQADKMVEYPLQYREKGSLTRDADIDGQASRKVSLQRYREKRKDRGRFKGKKLTGITSSNFEMYLNLPVKVHASNGNSSRSSTSSPPQPRVPLASSGSADNQLKVALPIDLNDKDVQEC; this is encoded by the exons ATGAACGTCGGCGGAACCGCCACCTTCCGATCCATCCTCGACAAGCCCCTCAACCAACTCACGGAGGATGACATTTCTCAGCTCACTCGCGAAGACTGTCGCAGATTCCTCAAAGAAAAAG GGATGCGCAGGCCTTCATGGAACAAATCGCAGGCGATCCAACAGGTCATTTCCCTCAAAGCGCTTCTCGAACCTTCCGACGATGATtcccctcctcctcctcccccCATGCACCACCATCCTCATGCTCCTCAACCTCAA GCCAATTTGACTCAGCCTCCGCCCAAGGCCCCTCCTCCTGAGGAACCCGCCTTTCTCGCCGCCGACGACATTCAGAAATCTGCCTCTTCTGGGGAAAAACCTACGGAGACTAATGACACCAACACCAACGCTAACGTTGCTAGCCCCAG GGGCTGTGCTACTAGTGGATCAATTGGCCAAATGACAATTTTCTATTGTGGTAAGGTGAACGTCTATGATGGAGTCCCACCTGATAAG GCACGGGCAATCATGCAGCTTGCTGCAAGTCCTGTCCAGTTTACTCAGGATGATCCTTTACATGGACATGCATCAGCTTGGTCTTCTCCTTGCCACTTACCGATGGATAAGGATGTCCTCATCCCTGTTGATACAGCTATCCTTCAGGTTGCTCAAGCAG ATAAGATGGTGGAATATCCTCTGCAATACAGAGAGAAAGGGAGCCTAACTCGTGATGCTG ATATAGATGGTCAAGCAAGCAGAAAAGTGTCATTGCAGCGATATCGTGAAAAGCGTAAGGACAG GGGAAGATTTAAAGGCAAGAAATTGACTGGAATAACTTCATCTAACTTCGAGATGTATTTGAACCTTCCAGTGAAGGTCCATGCCTCAAATGGGAATTCAAGCCGCAGTAGCACTAGCTCTCCACCACAGCCTAGAGTGCCTCTAGCTTCCAGTGGTTCAGCTGACAACCAGCTCAAAGTTGCCCTTCCCATTGATCTCAATGACAAAG ATGTTCAAGAATGCTAA
- the LOC108326129 gene encoding protein TIFY 4B isoform X4, with protein sequence MNVGGTATFRSILDKPLNQLTEDDISQLTREDCRRFLKEKGMRRPSWNKSQAIQQVISLKALLEPSDDDSPPPPPPMHHHPHAPQPQANLTQPPPKAPPPEEPAFLAADDIQKSASSGEKPTETNDTNTNANVASPRGCATSGSIGQMTIFYCGKVNVYDGVPPDKARAIMQLAASPVQFTQDDPLHGHASAWSSPCHLPMDKDVLIPVDTAILQVAQADKMVEYPLQYREKGSLTRDADGQASRKVSLQRYREKRKDRGRFKGKKLTGITSSNFEMYLNLPVKVHASNGNSSRSSTSSPPQPRVPLASSGSADNQLKVALPIDLNDKDVQEC encoded by the exons ATGAACGTCGGCGGAACCGCCACCTTCCGATCCATCCTCGACAAGCCCCTCAACCAACTCACGGAGGATGACATTTCTCAGCTCACTCGCGAAGACTGTCGCAGATTCCTCAAAGAAAAAG GGATGCGCAGGCCTTCATGGAACAAATCGCAGGCGATCCAACAGGTCATTTCCCTCAAAGCGCTTCTCGAACCTTCCGACGATGATtcccctcctcctcctcccccCATGCACCACCATCCTCATGCTCCTCAACCTCAA GCCAATTTGACTCAGCCTCCGCCCAAGGCCCCTCCTCCTGAGGAACCCGCCTTTCTCGCCGCCGACGACATTCAGAAATCTGCCTCTTCTGGGGAAAAACCTACGGAGACTAATGACACCAACACCAACGCTAACGTTGCTAGCCCCAG GGGCTGTGCTACTAGTGGATCAATTGGCCAAATGACAATTTTCTATTGTGGTAAGGTGAACGTCTATGATGGAGTCCCACCTGATAAG GCACGGGCAATCATGCAGCTTGCTGCAAGTCCTGTCCAGTTTACTCAGGATGATCCTTTACATGGACATGCATCAGCTTGGTCTTCTCCTTGCCACTTACCGATGGATAAGGATGTCCTCATCCCTGTTGATACAGCTATCCTTCAGGTTGCTCAAGCAG ATAAGATGGTGGAATATCCTCTGCAATACAGAGAGAAAGGGAGCCTAACTCGTGATGCTG ATGGTCAAGCAAGCAGAAAAGTGTCATTGCAGCGATATCGTGAAAAGCGTAAGGACAG GGGAAGATTTAAAGGCAAGAAATTGACTGGAATAACTTCATCTAACTTCGAGATGTATTTGAACCTTCCAGTGAAGGTCCATGCCTCAAATGGGAATTCAAGCCGCAGTAGCACTAGCTCTCCACCACAGCCTAGAGTGCCTCTAGCTTCCAGTGGTTCAGCTGACAACCAGCTCAAAGTTGCCCTTCCCATTGATCTCAATGACAAAG ATGTTCAAGAATGCTAA
- the LOC108326129 gene encoding protein TIFY 4B isoform X5: MNVGGTATFRSILDKPLNQLTEDDISQLTREDCRRFLKEKGMRRPSWNKSQAIQQVISLKALLEPSDDDSPPPPPPMHHHPHAPQPQPPPKAPPPEEPAFLAADDIQKSASSGEKPTETNDTNTNANVASPRGCATSGSIGQMTIFYCGKVNVYDGVPPDKARAIMQLAASPVQFTQDDPLHGHASAWSSPCHLPMDKDVLIPVDTAILQVAQAGNKMVEYPLQYREKGSLTRDADIDGQASRKVSLQRYREKRKDRGRFKGKKLTGITSSNFEMYLNLPVKVHASNGNSSRSSTSSPPQPRVPLASSGSADNQLKVALPIDLNDKDVQEC, from the exons ATGAACGTCGGCGGAACCGCCACCTTCCGATCCATCCTCGACAAGCCCCTCAACCAACTCACGGAGGATGACATTTCTCAGCTCACTCGCGAAGACTGTCGCAGATTCCTCAAAGAAAAAG GGATGCGCAGGCCTTCATGGAACAAATCGCAGGCGATCCAACAGGTCATTTCCCTCAAAGCGCTTCTCGAACCTTCCGACGATGATtcccctcctcctcctcccccCATGCACCACCATCCTCATGCTCCTCAACCTCAA CCTCCGCCCAAGGCCCCTCCTCCTGAGGAACCCGCCTTTCTCGCCGCCGACGACATTCAGAAATCTGCCTCTTCTGGGGAAAAACCTACGGAGACTAATGACACCAACACCAACGCTAACGTTGCTAGCCCCAG GGGCTGTGCTACTAGTGGATCAATTGGCCAAATGACAATTTTCTATTGTGGTAAGGTGAACGTCTATGATGGAGTCCCACCTGATAAG GCACGGGCAATCATGCAGCTTGCTGCAAGTCCTGTCCAGTTTACTCAGGATGATCCTTTACATGGACATGCATCAGCTTGGTCTTCTCCTTGCCACTTACCGATGGATAAGGATGTCCTCATCCCTGTTGATACAGCTATCCTTCAGGTTGCTCAAGCAGGTA ATAAGATGGTGGAATATCCTCTGCAATACAGAGAGAAAGGGAGCCTAACTCGTGATGCTG ATATAGATGGTCAAGCAAGCAGAAAAGTGTCATTGCAGCGATATCGTGAAAAGCGTAAGGACAG GGGAAGATTTAAAGGCAAGAAATTGACTGGAATAACTTCATCTAACTTCGAGATGTATTTGAACCTTCCAGTGAAGGTCCATGCCTCAAATGGGAATTCAAGCCGCAGTAGCACTAGCTCTCCACCACAGCCTAGAGTGCCTCTAGCTTCCAGTGGTTCAGCTGACAACCAGCTCAAAGTTGCCCTTCCCATTGATCTCAATGACAAAG ATGTTCAAGAATGCTAA
- the LOC108326129 gene encoding protein TIFY 4B isoform X7: MNVGGTATFRSILDKPLNQLTEDDISQLTREDCRRFLKEKGMRRPSWNKSQAIQQVISLKALLEPSDDDSPPPPPPMHHHPHAPQPQPPPKAPPPEEPAFLAADDIQKSASSGEKPTETNDTNTNANVASPRGCATSGSIGQMTIFYCGKVNVYDGVPPDKARAIMQLAASPVQFTQDDPLHGHASAWSSPCHLPMDKDVLIPVDTAILQVAQADKMVEYPLQYREKGSLTRDADGQASRKVSLQRYREKRKDRGRFKGKKLTGITSSNFEMYLNLPVKVHASNGNSSRSSTSSPPQPRVPLASSGSADNQLKVALPIDLNDKDVQEC; this comes from the exons ATGAACGTCGGCGGAACCGCCACCTTCCGATCCATCCTCGACAAGCCCCTCAACCAACTCACGGAGGATGACATTTCTCAGCTCACTCGCGAAGACTGTCGCAGATTCCTCAAAGAAAAAG GGATGCGCAGGCCTTCATGGAACAAATCGCAGGCGATCCAACAGGTCATTTCCCTCAAAGCGCTTCTCGAACCTTCCGACGATGATtcccctcctcctcctcccccCATGCACCACCATCCTCATGCTCCTCAACCTCAA CCTCCGCCCAAGGCCCCTCCTCCTGAGGAACCCGCCTTTCTCGCCGCCGACGACATTCAGAAATCTGCCTCTTCTGGGGAAAAACCTACGGAGACTAATGACACCAACACCAACGCTAACGTTGCTAGCCCCAG GGGCTGTGCTACTAGTGGATCAATTGGCCAAATGACAATTTTCTATTGTGGTAAGGTGAACGTCTATGATGGAGTCCCACCTGATAAG GCACGGGCAATCATGCAGCTTGCTGCAAGTCCTGTCCAGTTTACTCAGGATGATCCTTTACATGGACATGCATCAGCTTGGTCTTCTCCTTGCCACTTACCGATGGATAAGGATGTCCTCATCCCTGTTGATACAGCTATCCTTCAGGTTGCTCAAGCAG ATAAGATGGTGGAATATCCTCTGCAATACAGAGAGAAAGGGAGCCTAACTCGTGATGCTG ATGGTCAAGCAAGCAGAAAAGTGTCATTGCAGCGATATCGTGAAAAGCGTAAGGACAG GGGAAGATTTAAAGGCAAGAAATTGACTGGAATAACTTCATCTAACTTCGAGATGTATTTGAACCTTCCAGTGAAGGTCCATGCCTCAAATGGGAATTCAAGCCGCAGTAGCACTAGCTCTCCACCACAGCCTAGAGTGCCTCTAGCTTCCAGTGGTTCAGCTGACAACCAGCTCAAAGTTGCCCTTCCCATTGATCTCAATGACAAAG ATGTTCAAGAATGCTAA
- the LOC108326130 gene encoding acireductone dioxygenase 4: MAIEAWLMDDTSEYPRLPHRRNPNESVSLDQLAELGVLYWKLNPTIYENDEELNKIREARGYNFMDMLDLCPEKVENYEEKLKNFYTEHIHQDEEIRYCLEGSGYFDVRDKDDRWIRILIKAGDLIILPAGIYHRFTLDPSNYVKLMRLFKGEPVWTPYNRPQEDNPSRKEYIKILNEKFGVPLAAH, from the exons ATGGCGATTGAG GCATGGTTGATGGACGATACCAGTGAATATCCAAGACTTCCTCACCGTCGCAATCCCAACGAATCAGTTTCATTGGACCAATTGGCAG AATTGGGGGTCTTGTACTGGAAGCTGAATCCAACTATCTACGAGAACGATGAAGAGTTGAACAAAATTAGAGAAGCTAGGGGATACAACTTCAtg GACATGCTTGATTTATGCCCGGAAAAGGTAGAAAATTATGAAGAGAAGTTGAAGAATTTCTACACCGAGCACATTCACCAAGATGAAGAGATTCGCTATTGTTTGGAAGGAAGTGGCTACTTTGATGTGCGAGACAAGGATGATCGTTGGATTCGCATTTTGATCAAGGCTGGTGATCTTATCATTTTACCTGCTGGAATTTATCATCGGTTCACCCTAGACCCCAGTAACTACGTGAAG TTGATGAGGTTGTTTAAAGGAGAGCCAGTTTGGACACCATATAATCGACCACAGGAAGATAATCCTTCTCGAAAGGAATACATTAAGATCCTGAATGAAAAATTTGGAGTGCCACTTGCAGCTCATTAG